In Gulosibacter molinativorax, a single window of DNA contains:
- a CDS encoding MFS transporter: MTHHTAQTSARERNKVLAAVVVGTTIEWYDFFIYAFMANLVFAQLFFEPAGAGLAQIISLVSIGISFLFRPLGAFLAGHFGDRIGRRPMLVITLFLMGAATTLVGALPTYDMIGIAAPILLLLLRILQGLSAGGEWGGAVLMAIEHSPVHRRGLYGSFVQSGVPIGMLLATGVLAAVRALFPGDAFLEWGWRIPFFLSIILVIVGYVVRRAVEESPVFQEIKETAQQESAPIVQVFKRYGVVVLLCALVFMGNNAVGYMTTGGYVQGLASRPIDQGGFGFDPVGVQLANLGGAVSWLVFTFLAGWLSDKIGRKPLYLIGWVVLAAGVIPLFALSATGVAGVGWAVTILGVGLGLTYGAQAAWYAESFPASVRYSGVSIAYAIGAVIGGAFAPTIAQALLQATGTTWAIVWYLLATIVISVIGTLLLRDRTGIPLSIEFEHDGHWAHWRKGDPDPTAVGTASNK; the protein is encoded by the coding sequence GTGACCCACCACACAGCACAAACAAGCGCACGGGAACGGAACAAAGTCCTCGCTGCGGTAGTGGTCGGAACCACGATCGAGTGGTACGACTTCTTCATTTACGCATTCATGGCGAACCTCGTGTTCGCTCAACTCTTCTTCGAGCCGGCAGGCGCTGGACTCGCGCAGATCATCTCGCTCGTCTCGATCGGCATTTCATTCCTGTTCCGGCCGCTCGGCGCGTTCCTCGCTGGGCACTTCGGTGACAGGATCGGTCGTCGCCCGATGCTCGTGATCACGCTGTTCCTCATGGGTGCCGCGACCACCCTCGTCGGTGCGCTGCCGACCTACGACATGATCGGCATCGCGGCGCCGATCCTGTTGCTGCTGCTGCGCATCCTGCAGGGCCTTTCGGCCGGTGGCGAATGGGGCGGTGCGGTGCTCATGGCCATCGAGCACTCGCCAGTTCACCGGCGTGGTCTCTACGGCTCGTTCGTGCAGTCGGGTGTGCCGATCGGCATGCTGCTCGCGACCGGCGTCCTGGCCGCGGTCCGCGCGCTCTTCCCGGGTGACGCGTTCCTCGAGTGGGGCTGGCGCATCCCGTTCTTCCTCTCGATCATTCTCGTGATTGTCGGCTACGTGGTGCGTCGCGCGGTCGAGGAATCGCCGGTTTTCCAGGAGATCAAGGAGACCGCGCAGCAGGAATCGGCGCCGATCGTGCAGGTCTTCAAGCGTTACGGCGTCGTAGTGCTCCTGTGCGCCCTCGTGTTCATGGGCAACAACGCGGTCGGCTACATGACGACCGGTGGTTATGTTCAGGGTCTGGCATCACGACCGATCGACCAGGGCGGCTTCGGCTTCGACCCGGTCGGCGTGCAGCTCGCGAACCTCGGCGGCGCAGTGTCGTGGCTCGTATTCACGTTCCTCGCCGGTTGGCTCTCCGACAAGATCGGCCGTAAGCCGCTCTACCTCATCGGCTGGGTCGTGCTTGCCGCCGGCGTCATCCCGCTGTTCGCGCTCTCGGCAACGGGCGTTGCAGGTGTCGGCTGGGCCGTGACGATCCTCGGCGTCGGCCTCGGTCTGACATACGGGGCCCAAGCCGCTTGGTACGCCGAGTCCTTCCCCGCATCCGTTCGATACTCCGGCGTCTCGATCGCGTACGCGATCGGTGCGGTTATCGGTGGTGCTTTCGCGCCGACGATCGCGCAGGCGCTGCTGCAGGCCACCGGCACGACGTGGGCGATCGTCTGGTACCTGCTCGCGACCATCGTGATCTCGGTGATCGGCACGCTGCTGCTGCGCGACCGCACCGGCATCCCGCTCTCGATTGAATTCGAGCACGACGGGCACTGGGCACACTGGCGCAAGGGGGACCCGGACCCGACAGCGGTCGGCACCGCCAGTAACAAGTAG
- a CDS encoding SRPBCC family protein, producing the protein MTARPTPHGKLVPVQEGSELQLQRTFALPAETVWAAVTESDRLEQWIGRWEGDTSTGQVSFFMTAESPDAEASPVTIHECARPHRLSIDTGAGEMLWHLRLEIADVEGGTVLTFVHLLGANDQVENVGPGWEYYLDRLVAVLTGGDVATISWDNYYPAMSAYYDSLA; encoded by the coding sequence ATGACCGCCCGACCAACACCTCACGGCAAGCTCGTCCCTGTCCAGGAGGGTAGCGAGCTGCAGCTCCAGCGCACGTTTGCCCTTCCGGCCGAAACAGTCTGGGCAGCGGTGACCGAGTCGGATCGGCTCGAGCAGTGGATCGGTCGCTGGGAGGGTGACACCTCGACCGGTCAAGTCTCGTTCTTCATGACCGCCGAGAGCCCGGATGCAGAGGCCTCCCCCGTCACCATCCACGAGTGCGCTCGGCCTCACCGCCTCTCGATCGACACGGGTGCCGGTGAGATGCTTTGGCACCTTCGCCTCGAGATTGCCGACGTCGAGGGCGGGACCGTCCTCACCTTCGTGCATCTGCTTGGCGCGAATGACCAGGTCGAGAACGTCGGCCCGGGCTGGGAGTACTACCTCGACCGGCTCGTGGCCGTGCTGACTGGCGGGGATGTCGCAACTATTTCCTGGGACAACTACTACCCCGCGATGAGCGCGTACTACGACTCGCTCGCGTAG
- a CDS encoding helix-turn-helix domain-containing protein, whose product MVDRVKAWHPEVPSLREVYHANFDHAYPMHTHDDWAVMLVDRGAVSYRLDEGDHHAEPGSVTLLPPGIPHDGRSAVDGGGYRKRVLYLDQEWLPDAVTGMAVRRPTLAGPEALAAVRRIHSALEQPGDLLAAEHWLLNIHDKVLEHLGRPGDITRDVPLARRLRELLDDRLTESFTIAEAAAELGAHPSHLVRVFSQAYGIPPHQYLVGRRVDLARHLLAEGYRPADAAALAGFHDQAHLTRHFRRVLGITPSAIAAYRDRLAGHGTPTRASRSTRSSRGSSCPRK is encoded by the coding sequence ATGGTTGATCGCGTTAAGGCTTGGCACCCCGAGGTGCCGTCGTTGCGCGAGGTCTACCACGCGAATTTCGACCACGCGTACCCGATGCACACGCACGACGATTGGGCGGTGATGCTCGTTGACCGGGGCGCGGTGTCCTATCGACTAGACGAAGGCGACCATCACGCCGAGCCCGGCTCTGTCACGCTCCTACCACCGGGCATCCCCCACGACGGCCGCTCGGCGGTTGACGGTGGTGGCTATCGGAAGCGGGTCTTGTATCTTGACCAGGAATGGCTCCCGGATGCGGTCACGGGAATGGCGGTGCGCAGGCCAACGCTTGCCGGGCCGGAGGCGCTCGCGGCGGTGCGCCGCATCCATAGCGCGCTCGAACAGCCCGGCGACCTTCTCGCCGCGGAACACTGGCTCCTGAACATCCACGACAAGGTGCTAGAGCACCTCGGCCGCCCCGGTGACATTACTCGGGATGTTCCGCTCGCGCGGCGTTTACGGGAACTGCTGGATGATCGACTCACCGAGTCATTCACCATCGCTGAGGCCGCAGCTGAGCTCGGTGCGCATCCGAGCCACCTCGTGCGCGTGTTTTCGCAGGCCTACGGCATTCCGCCGCACCAATATCTCGTGGGGCGTCGGGTGGATCTCGCGCGTCACTTGCTCGCGGAGGGCTATCGCCCTGCAGATGCGGCGGCCCTCGCGGGATTTCACGATCAGGCACATTTGACGCGACACTTTCGACGGGTTCTGGGGATTACACCATCGGCGATCGCCGCGTACCGAGATCGACTCGCTGGGCACGGGACGCCTACGCGAGCGAGTCGTAGTACGCGCTCATCGCGGGGTAGTAGTTGTCCCAGGAAATAG